The following proteins are co-located in the Myxococcus fulvus genome:
- a CDS encoding GMC family oxidoreductase yields MSLPEVDVCIIGSGAGGAPMALELGRAGFKVVVLEKGPHYRPQDFVHDEILNSRRNFFMPLPWEEPHLVRKGAQGKYERTTAAWTANCVGGGTVHMSGFFYRLKPVDFRLRTTLGAVPGSTLADWPISYEELAPFYDKAEAELGVSGQAVSHPFAEPRSGPFPLPPLDVHPVASEIDKVCQAMGWHSIPTARGIISRPYKGRAPCAYCALCGSYGCEMGAKSGTNASLIPAAVATGNVQVRPGCMARTVEVDKKGRAKSVVYLDADGVAQEQPAKVVVVSATAVESARLLLNSTSKRFTRGLANGNGLVGRNLIFSSFGESQATFRLSKQADKRPWLKEPAPFVNRSIQDFYLMPDARFGFRKGGTLGFMWTHPNPIHAASGLAGSGASAVFGKELKDRMRAYRDSRVLLFEVYAEYLPTQGSYVSVEGDVKDKYGIPVAAITVERHPMDLAATRFLVERGEEVLLRLEPDSLERKAVAGETTILQHGTCRFGDDPAEAVLNRNCRAHEVDNLYVVDGSFMPTGGSVPSTLTIAANSFRVASHLVRTLKQGVSSGG; encoded by the coding sequence GTGAGCCTGCCCGAGGTGGATGTCTGCATCATCGGCAGCGGCGCGGGCGGAGCCCCCATGGCGCTGGAGCTGGGCCGCGCGGGCTTCAAGGTGGTGGTGCTGGAGAAGGGGCCGCACTACCGGCCGCAGGACTTCGTCCACGACGAAATCCTCAACAGCCGCCGCAACTTCTTCATGCCGCTGCCCTGGGAGGAGCCGCACCTGGTGCGCAAGGGCGCCCAAGGCAAGTACGAGCGCACCACGGCGGCGTGGACCGCCAACTGCGTGGGCGGCGGCACCGTGCACATGAGCGGCTTCTTCTACCGTCTCAAGCCGGTGGACTTCCGCCTGCGCACCACGCTGGGCGCGGTGCCGGGCAGCACGCTGGCGGACTGGCCCATCTCCTACGAGGAGCTGGCGCCCTTCTACGACAAGGCCGAGGCGGAGCTGGGCGTGTCCGGCCAGGCCGTGTCGCACCCCTTCGCCGAGCCCCGCAGCGGCCCCTTTCCGCTGCCCCCGCTGGACGTGCACCCGGTGGCGTCGGAGATCGACAAGGTCTGCCAGGCCATGGGCTGGCACTCGATTCCCACCGCGCGCGGCATCATCAGCCGCCCGTACAAGGGCCGCGCGCCGTGCGCGTACTGCGCGCTGTGCGGAAGCTACGGTTGCGAGATGGGCGCCAAGAGCGGCACCAACGCCAGCCTCATCCCCGCCGCCGTCGCCACCGGCAACGTCCAGGTGCGCCCGGGTTGCATGGCGCGCACGGTGGAGGTGGACAAGAAGGGGCGCGCGAAGAGCGTCGTCTACCTGGACGCGGACGGCGTGGCCCAGGAGCAGCCCGCCAAGGTCGTCGTCGTGTCCGCCACCGCGGTGGAGAGCGCGCGGCTCTTGCTCAACTCCACGTCCAAGCGCTTCACACGGGGCCTGGCCAACGGCAACGGCCTGGTGGGGCGCAACCTCATCTTCAGCTCGTTCGGTGAGTCCCAGGCGACGTTCCGTCTGTCGAAGCAGGCCGACAAGCGCCCGTGGCTGAAGGAGCCCGCGCCCTTCGTCAACCGCAGCATCCAGGACTTCTACCTGATGCCCGACGCGCGCTTCGGCTTCCGCAAGGGCGGCACGCTGGGCTTCATGTGGACGCACCCCAATCCCATCCACGCGGCGTCGGGGCTGGCGGGCAGCGGCGCGTCCGCCGTCTTCGGCAAGGAGCTCAAGGACCGCATGCGCGCGTACCGCGACTCGCGCGTCCTGCTGTTCGAGGTCTACGCGGAGTACCTCCCCACGCAGGGCAGCTACGTGAGCGTGGAGGGCGACGTGAAGGACAAGTACGGCATCCCCGTGGCCGCCATCACCGTGGAGCGCCACCCCATGGACCTGGCGGCGACGCGCTTCCTGGTCGAGCGCGGCGAGGAGGTGCTGCTGCGGCTGGAGCCGGACTCGCTCGAGCGCAAGGCTGTCGCCGGCGAGACGACCATCCTCCAGCACGGCACCTGCCGCTTCGGCGACGACCCGGCAGAGGCCGTGCTGAACCGCAACTGCCGCGCGCACGAGGTGGACAACCTCTACGTCGTGGACGGCAGCTTCATGCCCACCGGCGGCAGCGTGCCCTCCACGCTGACCATCGCCGCCAACAGCTTCCGGGTGGCCAGCCATCTGGTGCGCACGCTGAAACAAGGCGTCTCCTCGGGCGGCTAG
- the mtsD gene encoding cell-cell cohesion protein MtsD: protein MRRLVRLPLLMAGLLATGLLSCTDSMLEPRTEQQTHVDDRVMLQGRVCTRPPNPSGFPVKVVVVIDESGSMCISDPPGAQTDSGFCQRAEVQAIIPPGVTEPARVRALKRLVNQFRQVNAAGGNVQVSVAPFETNVRNVWPPATTGNRFARPDTNIDSYIDGLQSQLGKGTDYQGALSYAYSLIASDINAVALSNPEVLPRTRYVVVFLTDGTPYPRCSATDNLSVYANPDNPDLTWADSIVSFCNATNTTDQIDGFEIGTDRNQNYQLFSYVRRLMELKDQYNVGDVRMHTVLLFNQEAVRACGPICQEIYGIYPGVPQAQYPEAAKKIASWLLKRFADMGNGVYQEFNDTAEISNLGLGALDYSSFASRNVMKTLLVEPLSSAPGLEGRVIDSDGDGVPDDVDNSFALKTHPFNPDSDSDCLGDGFEHRREDQGFKAANDLDARGCDPNSPLTPRCTCRDTDGDGLSQFAEAYMRTRETIVDSDGDGIPDSIESRWGLNPLEPSVAGLDTDGDGLPDEVELRAGTDPTRRDRAFFEKNGFQYETRIAEVRPDGSICYDYTVSNLQMVATPDRPGSKLGFNLFKLWFAEAPESGVATDYGVWRAACAWSQYAPPSVRVPVGPELTLTNDNFMVPTELSNPWDNQGRCVGAPPSGQQGGLLP from the coding sequence ATGCGTCGCCTTGTCCGACTCCCGCTGCTGATGGCGGGCCTCCTGGCCACGGGGCTGTTGTCCTGCACCGACTCGATGTTGGAGCCCCGGACGGAACAGCAGACCCACGTCGATGACCGCGTGATGCTCCAGGGGCGCGTGTGCACGCGCCCGCCCAACCCCTCCGGCTTCCCGGTGAAGGTGGTGGTGGTCATCGACGAGTCGGGCAGCATGTGCATCAGCGACCCGCCAGGCGCGCAGACCGACAGCGGCTTCTGTCAGCGCGCCGAGGTGCAGGCCATCATCCCGCCGGGCGTCACGGAGCCCGCGCGCGTGCGCGCCCTCAAGCGCCTGGTGAACCAGTTCCGTCAGGTCAACGCGGCGGGCGGCAACGTGCAGGTGTCCGTGGCCCCCTTCGAGACGAACGTGCGCAACGTCTGGCCGCCGGCCACGACGGGCAACCGCTTCGCCCGGCCCGACACCAACATCGACAGCTACATCGACGGGCTGCAGAGCCAATTGGGCAAGGGCACCGACTACCAGGGCGCGCTGTCGTACGCGTACAGCCTCATCGCCAGCGACATCAACGCCGTGGCCCTGTCCAACCCGGAGGTGCTGCCGCGCACCCGCTACGTCGTCGTCTTCCTCACGGACGGCACGCCGTACCCGCGCTGCTCGGCCACCGACAACCTCAGCGTGTACGCCAACCCGGACAACCCGGACCTGACGTGGGCGGACTCCATCGTGAGCTTCTGCAACGCCACGAACACCACGGACCAGATCGACGGGTTCGAGATCGGCACGGACCGCAACCAGAACTACCAGCTCTTCAGCTACGTGCGCCGGCTGATGGAGTTGAAGGACCAGTACAACGTCGGCGACGTGCGCATGCACACGGTGCTGCTCTTCAACCAGGAGGCGGTGCGCGCGTGCGGCCCCATCTGCCAGGAGATCTACGGCATCTACCCCGGCGTGCCGCAGGCCCAGTACCCGGAGGCCGCCAAGAAGATCGCCTCCTGGCTGCTCAAGCGCTTCGCGGACATGGGCAACGGCGTCTACCAGGAGTTCAACGACACGGCGGAAATCTCCAACCTGGGCCTGGGCGCGCTGGACTACTCGTCCTTCGCGTCGCGCAACGTGATGAAGACGCTGCTGGTGGAGCCGCTGAGCTCCGCGCCCGGACTGGAAGGACGCGTCATCGACAGCGACGGCGACGGCGTGCCGGACGACGTGGACAACTCCTTCGCGCTGAAGACACACCCCTTCAACCCCGACAGCGACAGCGACTGCCTGGGCGACGGCTTCGAGCACCGCCGCGAGGACCAGGGCTTCAAGGCCGCCAATGACCTGGACGCGCGCGGCTGCGACCCGAACTCGCCGCTGACGCCGCGCTGCACCTGCCGCGACACGGACGGTGACGGGCTCTCCCAGTTCGCGGAGGCCTACATGCGCACGCGCGAGACCATCGTCGACAGCGACGGCGACGGCATCCCCGACAGCATCGAGTCGCGCTGGGGCCTGAACCCGCTGGAGCCCAGCGTGGCGGGGCTGGACACGGACGGTGACGGCCTGCCGGACGAGGTGGAGCTGCGCGCGGGCACGGACCCCACGCGCCGGGACAGGGCCTTCTTCGAGAAGAACGGCTTCCAGTACGAGACGCGCATCGCGGAGGTCCGCCCCGACGGGAGCATCTGCTACGACTACACCGTCTCGAACCTCCAGATGGTCGCCACGCCGGACCGGCCGGGCTCCAAGCTGGGCTTCAACCTGTTCAAGCTGTGGTTCGCGGAGGCGCCGGAGAGCGGCGTGGCCACCGACTACGGCGTGTGGCGCGCGGCCTGCGCGTGGTCCCAGTACGCGCCGCCCAGCGTGCGCGTGCCGGTGGGGCCGGAGCTGACGTTGACGAACGACAACTTCATGGTGCCCACGGAGCTGAGCAATCCCTGGGACAACCAGGGCCGGTGCGTGGGCGCGCCGCCCTCGGGCCAGCAGGGAGGTCTGCTTCCGTGA
- a CDS encoding MtsA protein, giving the protein MWGACSTTRVSRCRPTGNVACRSASDEAPSSRASAWRIIATRRRMGDAARVTSALRKWGLLSVGVLLWSAAGVVGYRLSAREPRGQPAQGPTPPTTTGPRLTGVGPRLTSNETSQPVSVYGEQLVTGLRLSLGPPLSLELPLKVVDSRHAFARLPSGLKLAEDLPQVVVEARLVSDGADCCEGQDALTVVNDTAFPDLTGMVASPDGRTLFVVSPPTDTVYVLDVGSGRVEALPVGDGPSALATWKDASGRAFLGVVHRFQPELWVYGLEERGAPRVWPAPPGASGLEVDGARGVAYIAEQVRDTVRAVSLEDGRERWAAPVDPNPRALARWRDVLAVGSLQTGQVELLRLQDGAPVFTVAPGPGVAIVGGRTEPFRAQVMGGHAPRSLVASARLGRLFMGSLGPNVGPMPQRKEVHGSSGVSVIDPATGDFVRHRGFGVGMTEGLALDDAAGLLYAADVALGQVRVLDARALVSNDDRVARGAVLQELVLAPPEGTPLVRPAEDFSVRGRAGPELHSGPRSLVLSPDGQRLYVLNRFTREVAVVDVREARKGGAVVTRRLTVVEPRHQAKRRLGQVLYSADLGRTGITCDGCHIEGHTGGLFYAKKYPLRIYRSPTVQGSRDTPPFFTPASQHSLAETASFVGARNRFHNPDPSPSEVEALTLFSSLIATPPNPYRGEDGAPLPTVTLPDGAVGHPARGRALFEGKGGCVACHPAPLYTLDQDAATRGQYLDVGTPVALPLRLEQQDLVVGAAPPSLVGTWDVWPLLTSASAGYEVKDGRLVVDTRFPLKKVLETAGPAHGDARAFSPQERDDVLAFLLTL; this is encoded by the coding sequence ATGTGGGGCGCGTGCTCCACGACTCGTGTCTCGCGTTGCCGGCCGACTGGAAATGTGGCGTGCCGCTCCGCATCCGATGAAGCGCCGTCCAGCCGGGCGAGCGCCTGGAGAATCATCGCGACGCGGCGACGGATGGGAGATGCTGCGCGCGTGACGAGCGCGCTGCGCAAATGGGGTCTGTTGTCGGTGGGCGTCCTGCTCTGGTCCGCCGCGGGGGTCGTCGGCTACCGGCTCAGCGCGCGGGAGCCCCGGGGCCAGCCGGCGCAAGGTCCCACTCCACCCACCACCACCGGGCCAAGGCTCACCGGCGTGGGCCCCAGGCTCACCAGCAACGAGACCTCCCAGCCGGTCTCCGTGTATGGCGAGCAATTGGTGACCGGGTTGCGACTGTCACTGGGTCCACCCCTGTCACTGGAGCTGCCGCTGAAGGTGGTGGACTCGCGCCACGCCTTCGCGCGGCTGCCCTCCGGGCTGAAGCTGGCCGAGGACCTGCCCCAGGTCGTGGTGGAGGCGCGCCTGGTGTCCGACGGGGCCGACTGCTGCGAGGGACAGGACGCGCTCACGGTGGTGAACGACACCGCCTTCCCGGACCTGACGGGCATGGTGGCCTCACCCGATGGGCGGACGCTGTTCGTCGTCTCGCCGCCCACGGACACGGTGTACGTGCTGGACGTGGGCTCGGGCCGCGTGGAGGCGCTCCCTGTGGGTGACGGGCCCTCCGCGCTGGCCACGTGGAAGGACGCGAGCGGCAGGGCCTTCCTGGGCGTGGTGCACCGCTTCCAGCCGGAGCTGTGGGTGTATGGGCTGGAGGAGCGCGGCGCGCCGAGGGTGTGGCCCGCACCGCCGGGCGCCTCGGGGCTGGAGGTGGATGGCGCGCGGGGCGTGGCCTACATCGCCGAGCAGGTGCGCGACACGGTGCGGGCGGTGTCGCTCGAGGACGGGCGCGAGCGGTGGGCGGCGCCGGTGGACCCCAACCCGCGCGCGCTGGCGCGGTGGCGCGACGTGCTCGCGGTGGGCAGCCTCCAGACGGGGCAGGTGGAGCTCTTGCGGCTCCAGGACGGCGCGCCCGTGTTCACCGTGGCGCCGGGGCCGGGCGTGGCCATCGTCGGCGGACGCACGGAGCCCTTCCGCGCGCAGGTGATGGGCGGTCACGCGCCGCGCTCGCTGGTGGCCAGCGCCAGGCTGGGGCGGCTCTTCATGGGGAGCCTGGGGCCGAACGTGGGCCCCATGCCCCAGCGCAAGGAGGTGCACGGCAGCAGCGGCGTGTCCGTCATCGACCCGGCCACGGGCGACTTCGTGCGCCACCGGGGCTTCGGCGTGGGCATGACGGAGGGGCTGGCGCTGGATGACGCGGCGGGGCTGCTCTACGCGGCGGACGTGGCGCTGGGCCAGGTGCGCGTGCTCGACGCGCGGGCGCTGGTGTCCAACGACGACCGGGTGGCGCGCGGCGCGGTGTTGCAGGAGCTGGTGCTGGCGCCGCCCGAGGGCACGCCGCTGGTGCGCCCCGCGGAGGACTTCTCCGTCAGGGGCCGCGCGGGCCCGGAGCTGCACTCGGGGCCGCGCTCGCTGGTGCTGTCGCCGGACGGCCAGCGGCTCTACGTGCTCAACCGCTTCACCCGCGAGGTGGCGGTGGTGGACGTGCGCGAGGCGCGCAAGGGCGGGGCGGTGGTGACGCGGCGGCTGACCGTCGTGGAGCCGCGCCACCAGGCCAAGCGCCGGTTGGGACAGGTCCTCTACTCCGCGGACCTGGGCCGCACGGGCATCACCTGCGACGGGTGCCACATCGAGGGCCACACCGGCGGGCTCTTCTACGCGAAGAAGTATCCCCTGCGCATCTACCGCTCGCCCACCGTGCAGGGCAGCCGCGACACGCCGCCCTTCTTCACGCCCGCCAGCCAGCACAGCCTCGCGGAGACGGCGAGTTTCGTCGGCGCGCGCAACCGCTTCCACAACCCGGACCCGTCGCCCTCGGAGGTGGAGGCGCTCACGCTCTTCTCGTCGTTGATCGCCACGCCGCCCAATCCGTACCGCGGCGAGGACGGCGCGCCGTTGCCGACGGTGACGCTCCCCGACGGAGCCGTGGGTCACCCGGCGAGGGGCCGCGCGCTGTTCGAGGGCAAGGGCGGCTGTGTCGCCTGTCACCCCGCGCCTCTCTACACGCTGGACCAGGACGCGGCGACGCGCGGCCAGTACCTGGACGTGGGCACGCCGGTGGCGCTGCCCCTGCGGCTGGAGCAGCAGGACCTGGTGGTGGGCGCGGCGCCGCCGTCCCTGGTGGGCACGTGGGATGTGTGGCCGCTGCTCACCAGCGCCTCGGCGGGCTACGAGGTGAAGGACGGCCGCCTGGTGGTCGACACGCGCTTCCCGTTGAAGAAGGTGCTGGAGACGGCGGGCCCCGCCCATGGAGACGCGCGCGCGTTCAGTCCCCAGGAGCGGGATGACGTGCTCGCCTTCCTGCTCACATTGTGA
- a CDS encoding vWA domain-containing protein — protein MSVAARILAGLVVAVAVTVACTDSYLYDPRRDVEVPVDRSVSIQGRFCSTGSNEVVRPIKLVVAMDASQSMRVSDPDGTRATALVELIENLPRDPEVHLAVVLFAGSTTAFLTQTPGSPPQDGFVQVASFDDARMRQLTEQLLTFRNPDNSPNRDSTDFVKPLSDIYSLINTDIARSRLEPGGAQALAQARYSVLFLSDGRPTTDQDDELLQGDAVVRIRQLRDLVEDVRVNTVHVFNPTQPVSSVCDLSGDGGCPLLIINQNSDRLEKMAALGGGNFRDFRNNEPINFLDFSFGQVRRTFIVKEVIATNFSAPPGNPFDEADTDGDGLSDAREREEGTDPNRVDTDGDGFSDGVEVYFRDRGVDFDPTQVADPDGGGLDKGCPPLLRASDSDCDGLLDCDEQFIGTNATLADSDRDGVPDGIEWRGGTQGASDDLDEDPDNDGLSSRAELRLHTRPLVVDTANLAAEGYRYSFEADGPPDELGRQCYTLRVDNVLLAPTIASGDDAGVVVRGAGYNDIALSVAMVPADDPTARTQVRTFRVNHVRYPVGGIKSPADGIIRVNPEDFADGCPGRPDVTLPTP, from the coding sequence GTGAGTGTGGCCGCACGTATCCTGGCGGGGCTGGTGGTCGCGGTGGCGGTGACGGTGGCCTGCACCGATTCGTATCTGTACGACCCGCGCCGGGACGTGGAGGTCCCCGTGGACCGCTCGGTGTCCATCCAGGGCCGCTTCTGCAGCACGGGCTCCAACGAGGTGGTGCGGCCCATCAAGCTGGTGGTCGCCATGGACGCCTCGCAGTCCATGCGCGTCAGCGACCCGGACGGCACCCGCGCCACCGCGCTGGTGGAGCTGATTGAGAACCTGCCCAGGGACCCGGAGGTCCACCTGGCGGTGGTGCTCTTCGCCGGCAGCACCACGGCGTTCCTCACCCAGACGCCGGGCAGTCCGCCGCAGGACGGCTTCGTGCAGGTGGCCAGCTTCGACGACGCGCGGATGCGCCAGCTCACCGAGCAGCTGCTCACCTTCCGCAACCCGGACAACTCCCCGAACCGCGACTCGACGGACTTCGTCAAGCCGCTGTCGGACATCTACTCGCTCATCAACACGGACATCGCGCGCAGCCGGCTGGAGCCGGGTGGGGCGCAGGCGCTGGCCCAGGCGCGCTACTCGGTCCTCTTCCTGTCCGATGGTCGGCCCACCACGGACCAGGACGACGAGCTGCTGCAGGGTGACGCGGTGGTGCGCATCCGCCAGCTGCGGGACCTGGTGGAGGACGTGCGCGTCAACACCGTGCACGTCTTCAACCCCACGCAGCCGGTGTCGTCGGTGTGTGATTTGTCGGGCGACGGCGGCTGCCCGCTGCTCATCATCAACCAGAACTCGGACCGGCTGGAGAAGATGGCGGCGCTGGGCGGCGGCAACTTCCGCGACTTCCGCAACAACGAGCCCATCAACTTCCTGGACTTCAGCTTCGGGCAGGTGCGCCGGACGTTCATCGTGAAGGAGGTCATCGCGACGAACTTCTCCGCGCCGCCGGGCAACCCCTTCGACGAGGCGGACACGGACGGCGACGGGCTGTCGGACGCGCGCGAGCGGGAGGAGGGCACGGACCCCAACCGCGTGGACACCGACGGCGACGGCTTCAGCGACGGCGTGGAGGTGTACTTCCGCGACCGCGGCGTGGACTTCGACCCCACGCAGGTGGCGGACCCGGACGGTGGTGGCCTGGACAAGGGCTGCCCGCCGCTGTTGCGCGCGTCGGACTCGGACTGTGACGGCCTGCTCGACTGCGACGAGCAGTTCATCGGCACCAACGCGACGCTCGCCGACAGCGACCGCGACGGCGTGCCCGACGGAATCGAGTGGCGCGGCGGCACCCAGGGCGCCAGTGACGACCTGGACGAGGACCCGGACAACGACGGGCTGTCGAGCCGCGCCGAGCTGCGCCTGCACACCCGCCCGCTGGTGGTGGACACCGCGAACCTGGCGGCCGAGGGCTACCGCTACTCCTTCGAGGCGGACGGCCCGCCGGACGAGCTGGGCCGGCAGTGCTACACGCTGCGCGTGGACAACGTGCTGCTGGCGCCCACCATCGCCTCCGGGGATGACGCGGGCGTGGTGGTGCGGGGCGCCGGCTACAACGACATCGCCTTGTCGGTGGCCATGGTGCCCGCCGACGACCCGACGGCGCGCACGCAGGTGCGCACCTTCCGGGTGAACCACGTGCGCTACCCGGTGGGCGGCATCAAGTCCCCCGCCGACGGCATCATCCGCGTGAATCCCGAGGACTTCGCCGACGGCTGCCCCGGCCGTCCCGACGTCACCCTCCCGACGCCGTGA
- a CDS encoding thrombospondin type 3 repeat-containing protein — translation MRPLPRSAWPLLPILLLSCSDAGLYAIDGRGANGGDRANFSGKVCVPLAGGEAFPTKVLFALQGGEGVETEIVGYATDGLATLSSRFSGPFVKFGLVAYHSVATGILGGFSDAADFQAALPRFATYQETGPVSIRSSLRLAKTLLAGDMQTSCRGEVARTRYVVVVVVRSQDTSCANPAFNIGLDATCNALTDKVACSQCELTAVTGEIKALAQQYGAGEVVVQPIYVRDVADPNTRAHVAAIAHAGGTQPVETDAAGLSPTLSGIQYAARTNTLKLKRFLAFNRNVVVRAGQVLVDSDGDGLPDVDEVALGTDPTVVDTDQDGLMDGIEVRVGLDPLVPDIINGCNLSLDEDGDRLNTCEERVLGTNPCIGDSDGDTIPDLVEVLSQTNPLVPEDLLDSDRDGITNVAEIEAHGDPLSADLDFHRERAYGYDLVESEPTVDGRTCYDSRVENITLVRTLARPHPLVPGELIPAGTNEIYLYLQAGRDNDPRGAGIGSLLIQSIQYDEKEGRTPSGTLPLDPEAFILGT, via the coding sequence ATGCGCCCCCTTCCGCGCTCCGCGTGGCCGCTGCTTCCGATTCTGCTCCTGTCCTGCTCCGACGCGGGCCTGTACGCCATCGACGGGCGTGGGGCCAACGGCGGAGACCGCGCCAACTTCTCCGGCAAGGTCTGCGTGCCGCTCGCCGGCGGCGAGGCGTTCCCCACCAAGGTCCTCTTCGCGCTGCAGGGCGGCGAGGGCGTCGAGACGGAAATCGTGGGCTACGCCACCGATGGCCTCGCCACGCTCTCCAGCCGCTTCTCCGGCCCGTTCGTGAAGTTCGGCCTGGTGGCGTACCACTCGGTGGCCACCGGCATCCTGGGCGGCTTCTCCGACGCGGCGGACTTCCAGGCCGCGCTGCCGCGCTTCGCCACCTACCAGGAGACGGGGCCCGTCAGCATCCGCTCCTCGCTGCGGCTGGCCAAGACGCTGCTCGCCGGTGACATGCAGACGTCGTGTCGCGGCGAGGTGGCCCGCACGCGCTACGTGGTCGTCGTCGTCGTGCGCAGCCAGGACACCAGCTGCGCCAACCCGGCCTTCAACATCGGCCTGGACGCCACGTGCAACGCGCTGACGGACAAGGTCGCCTGCAGCCAGTGCGAGCTCACCGCCGTCACCGGCGAAATCAAGGCCCTGGCCCAGCAGTACGGCGCGGGCGAGGTGGTGGTGCAGCCCATCTACGTGCGCGACGTGGCGGACCCCAACACCCGCGCGCACGTGGCGGCCATCGCCCACGCGGGCGGCACCCAGCCGGTGGAGACCGACGCGGCGGGCCTGTCCCCCACGCTCTCCGGCATCCAGTACGCCGCGCGCACCAACACCCTCAAGCTCAAGCGCTTCCTCGCCTTCAACCGCAACGTGGTGGTGCGCGCCGGCCAGGTGCTCGTCGACAGCGACGGAGACGGCCTGCCGGACGTGGACGAGGTCGCCCTGGGCACGGACCCCACGGTGGTCGACACCGACCAGGACGGGCTGATGGACGGCATCGAGGTCCGCGTCGGGTTGGACCCGCTCGTCCCCGACATCATCAACGGCTGCAACCTGTCGCTCGACGAGGATGGGGATCGGCTCAACACCTGTGAAGAGCGCGTGCTGGGCACCAACCCCTGCATCGGCGACAGCGACGGCGACACGATTCCGGACCTGGTGGAGGTGCTGTCGCAGACCAACCCGCTGGTGCCCGAGGACCTGCTCGACTCGGACCGCGACGGCATCACCAACGTCGCCGAAATCGAGGCGCATGGAGATCCGCTGAGCGCCGACCTCGACTTCCACCGCGAGCGCGCCTACGGCTACGACCTGGTGGAGTCCGAGCCCACCGTGGACGGACGCACCTGCTACGACTCGCGCGTGGAGAACATCACCCTGGTGCGCACGCTGGCGCGGCCCCACCCGCTCGTGCCCGGCGAGCTCATCCCCGCGGGCACCAACGAAATCTACCTGTACCTCCAGGCCGGCCGGGACAACGACCCGCGCGGCGCCGGCATCGGCTCCCTGCTCATCCAGAGCATCCAGTACGACGAGAAGGAGGGACGCACCCCCTCCGGTACCCTCCCGTTGGACCCCGAGGCCTTCATCCTCGGAACCTGA
- the mtsC gene encoding cell-cell cohesion MYXO-CTERM protein MtsC, whose product MSRVRFAPVLMLGAMLVVSPGLAQAQSNDNPDNPECLGDSCGKPQEEGGGCGCGCGSVWVNYTDDGDTLSYTDDADGDGRADDRDNCPFASNRDQADGDGDGVGNVCDNCATLSNFQQRDADGDGIGDDCDPDRDNDGIANEQDNCPLIPNKDQANLDGDAQGDVCDADDDNDGVADGTDNCPRVANPDQVMPADGSQCRVDADGDNIADSSDNCPGLPNPEQTDRDNDGQGDACDADDDEDGVLDDDDNCPEVANRDQADSDGDGRGDACDDHFCVVVDPTQKDQCLDPKSSFAVSAGGTKTLERAGEALRPPLFANRNGAAMEYRWTVTKRPSGSNAVVENPQGAVTLSRNWQYSYVDGSVPNFVPDTEGTYELTVEARLAFADRVFPEQRVSTSTLVLKVGEGDGEGGNCSSVPAGFSATALGAALLRMLMRRRRSEQ is encoded by the coding sequence ATGTCACGCGTTCGATTCGCTCCGGTGTTGATGCTCGGGGCAATGCTGGTCGTGAGCCCCGGTCTTGCCCAGGCACAGTCCAACGACAATCCCGACAACCCGGAGTGTCTCGGCGACAGCTGCGGCAAGCCCCAGGAGGAGGGTGGCGGTTGCGGCTGCGGTTGCGGCTCGGTGTGGGTGAACTACACGGACGACGGCGACACGCTCTCCTACACGGACGACGCGGATGGCGACGGCCGCGCGGATGACCGCGACAACTGCCCGTTCGCGTCCAACCGCGACCAGGCGGACGGCGACGGCGACGGCGTGGGCAACGTCTGCGACAACTGCGCGACGCTCTCCAACTTCCAGCAGCGCGACGCCGACGGTGATGGCATCGGCGACGACTGCGACCCGGACCGCGACAACGACGGCATCGCCAACGAGCAGGACAACTGCCCGCTCATCCCCAACAAGGACCAGGCCAACCTGGACGGTGATGCGCAGGGCGACGTCTGCGACGCGGACGACGACAACGACGGCGTGGCGGACGGCACGGACAACTGCCCGCGCGTCGCCAACCCCGACCAGGTGATGCCGGCCGACGGCAGCCAGTGCCGCGTGGACGCGGATGGCGACAACATCGCCGACAGCAGCGACAACTGCCCCGGGCTGCCCAACCCCGAGCAGACCGACCGTGACAACGACGGCCAGGGTGACGCGTGCGACGCGGACGACGACGAGGACGGCGTCCTCGACGACGACGACAACTGCCCGGAGGTGGCGAACCGCGACCAGGCGGACAGCGACGGCGACGGCCGGGGTGACGCGTGCGACGACCACTTCTGCGTCGTGGTGGACCCCACGCAGAAGGACCAGTGCCTGGACCCGAAGTCGTCCTTCGCCGTCAGCGCTGGCGGCACCAAGACGCTGGAGCGCGCCGGTGAGGCGCTGCGTCCGCCGCTGTTCGCCAACCGCAACGGCGCGGCCATGGAGTACCGCTGGACGGTGACCAAGCGCCCCTCGGGCTCCAACGCCGTGGTGGAGAACCCCCAGGGCGCGGTGACGCTCAGCCGCAACTGGCAGTACTCGTACGTGGACGGCAGCGTGCCGAACTTCGTGCCCGACACCGAGGGCACGTACGAGCTGACCGTGGAGGCCCGCCTGGCCTTCGCCGACCGCGTCTTCCCGGAGCAGCGCGTCTCCACCAGCACCCTGGTGCTGAAGGTGGGTGAGGGCGACGGGGAGGGTGGCAACTGCAGCTCCGTCCCCGCCGGCTTCAGCGCCACCGCGCTGGGCGCCGCGCTGCTGCGCATGCTGATGCGCCGTCGTCGCAGCGAGCAGTAA